A window of Cheilinus undulatus linkage group 1, ASM1832078v1, whole genome shotgun sequence contains these coding sequences:
- the ccne1 gene encoding G1/S-specific cyclin-E1, translated as MYSSLTLKPEVICSLQGASSEELANPGLDTQVLTEKLQVGKTGGEATQYSFINLFVSELQVQHLGVYSETHTQPLSIMPGKREETEPKSVAPEATKENTVRPRKRKADVAIFLQDLDEEVAEMTKKKQRDCEASWSPEAGYTSPHRWIPTPDQEDQPVSLLKPGFPLYSFNNVFATPVRCAPLPALCWASKDVVWSNMLEKDKAYTRDVNMMEKHPHLQPKMRAILLDWLMEVSEVYKLHRETYHLAQDYFDRFMATQRNVFKSTLQLIGITCLFIAAKVEEMYPPKIYQFAYVTDEACTEDEILSMEVIIMKELKWSLSPQTPISWLNVYMQVAYLKETDELLIPRYPQETFVQIAELLDLCMLDMRCLEFSNGILAASALFHFSSLELVENVSALKRVEVEECVRWMVPFAKALREMGGSTMKTFPGIPADCMHNIQTHTAYLTWLEKAYSYQDEELERHSSCPVPSGVLTPPLSSEKTGEEELVRVDAATLKIMPRMRTPSPRLVPQ; from the exons ATGTACTCCTCCCTGACGTTGAAGCCTGAAGTCATCTGTTCTCTTCAAGGCGCCAGCTCAGAGGAACTAGCTAACCCCGGCCTGGACACACAAGTCCTCACAGAGAAGCTACAGGTCGGAAAAACAGGCGGAGAAGCGACACAATATTCATTTATTAACTTATTTGTGAGTGAACTTCAAGTGCAGCATCTTGGG GTTTACTCAGAAACACACACCCAACCCCTGAGTATAATGCCAGGAAAAAG GGAAGAAACAGAACCAAAGTCTGTAGCTCCCGAGGCGACCAAAGAAAATACAGTACGACCGAGGAAGAGGAAGGCAGATGTTGCCATT tttttacaagaTCTGGATGAGGAGGTAGCAGAGATGACAAAGAAGAAGCAGCGTGACTGTGAG GCCAGCTGGAGTCCTGAGGCCGGTTACACGAGTCCACACAGGTGGATCCCCACACCTGATCAGGAAGACCAGCCAGTCTCCCTATTAAAACCTGGCTTCCCCCTCTACAGTTTTAATAATGTATTTGCAACTCCTGTTCGCTGTGCTCCACTCCCTGCGCTGTG CTGGGCCAGTAAAGATGTGGTTTGGAGCAACATGCTGGAGAAGGATAAGGCCTACACCAGGGATGTCAACATGATGGAGAAACATCCTCATCTGCAGCCAAAGATGAGGGCGATCCTTCTGGACTGGCTCATGGAG GTGAGTGAAGTGTACAAACTGCACAGAGAGACGTACCACCTGGCTCAGGACTACTTTGATCGCTTCATGGCCACACAGAGAAATGTCTTCAAATCAACACTGCAGCTCATTGGCATCACCTGTCTCTTCATCGCTGCTAAAGTAGAG GAGATGTATCCACCTAAGATCTACCAGTTTGCATATGTCACAGATGAAGCCTGCACTGAGGACGAGATTCTCAGTATGGAAGTCATTATTATGAAG GAGCTGAAGTGGAGTCTCAGCCCTCAGACTCCCATCTCCTGGCttaatgtttacatgcaggTGGCTTACCTGAAAGAGACAGATGAGCTGCTCATCCCCAGGTACCCACAGGAGACCTTCGTACAGATCGCAGAG ttgttgGACTTGTGTATGCTCGATATGCGTTGCCTTGAGTTTTCTAACGGCATCCTCGCTGCTTCCGCCCTGTTTCACTTCTCCTCTCTGGAGCTGGTGGAAAACGTCTCGG CTTTAAAAagggtggaggtggaggagtgCGTCAGGTGGATGGTGCCGTTCGCCAAAGCTCTGCGGGAGATGGGTGGGtcaacaatgaaaacatttccagGAATTCCTGCAGACTGTATGCACAACATCCAGACCCACACAGCCTACCTGACATGGCTG GAAAAGGCATACTCTTACCAGGATGAGGAGCTGGAGCGTCACAGCAGCTGTCCTGTCCCGTCAGGAGTCCTGACTCCGCCTCTGAGCAGTGAAAAAACAGGAGAAGAGGAGTTGGTGAGGGTGGATGCTGCGACACTGAAAATCATGCCCAGGATGCGTACTCCATCCCCACGTTTAGTTCCACAGTAA